In the genome of Natronorubrum daqingense, the window CGTGAACGCGCCCATCATCGAGCCGAGGAGGTCGCCGCCGCCGAAGGTCGACCCCAGCCGGTTCTTCTCGCTGGGGAAGAGTTCCGAGCGCGAGATGGTCGCACCGACGCGTAAGGCCTTCGCGCTCGCGATGACGTCCGGTTCGATGGGATAGTGATCCGACGCCCAGATTTCGCCCGTCCGGCCGACGCCGGATTGGATCTCGTCGACGACGAGCGGGATGTCGTACTCGTCGGTCACGTCCGCGATTTCCTGCATGAACGTCTCGCTCGGGAAGCGATAACCGCCGACGCCCTGAATCGGCTCGAGGGTGAGAAACGCGATTTCGTCGGGGTTGATGTGGCCGCCTTCGGGCGAAAGCGAGTTCCGGAGTTGTGAGCCGCCCGCGAAGAAGCCACAGTCACAGCTTCCGGCGTCGCACGCGCGGTCGGCACAGAAGGGGATCGTCTCGATGCCGCTGATCTCGGGATAGTGACGCGTGTAGACCTCCTTGGATTTGGTGATCGAAAGCGTGCCGAGCGTTCGACCGTGGAAACTGCCCTCGAACGCGACGCCGTACTTCGCCGGTGCCCGGTAGTCGTGGGTGACTTTCATCGCGTTCTCCATCGACTCCGCGCCGGAGTTCGAGAGGAAGACCGTGTCCATACCGTACTGACTCGAGACCTCGATCAGCTTTTCCATCAAGTGACTCGAACCCGGAACCGACGACTCCTCGGGTGTCGGGCCGGCACCGAAGTACATGTCCTGGCCGGCGATTTTCATCGGCTCGACGAGGTCGAACTCGCGGAGTTTCTCGGTGACTTTCGGGTTGTTGTAGCCGAGGGGTGCCGCGCCGATATGACAGGTGAAATCGAGCAAGACGTTTCCGTCGACATCGGTGACGAACGGGCCGTCTGCCTCGCGAGTCACGTCCCAGACGAACTCGTGGGAGTACTCGCTGGGTGCGGCGTGTTCCCCGTGGTAGGCGACCCATTCGCGGGCGTTAGGGCCGGGGAAGGCACCCACGTCCGGTTCCGCAGTATCCCTATCCATACACAGAATATGTGTACGTCATCCATTAAATGTTGTTATAGGTGGGCACGATAGTCGGCGACTCGGTGAGCTTCGCCCCCGCTCGGGGCCACACTCCTCGAGGGAAGTCAAAACACGAAAACCGACGCACGAATACGAAAATCGAATACCGCAGCGAGGTCGACCGTTAGTCGTCGTCTCCCGGTTCCGCTGCCGGCGTCGGCTCGTCATCGTCATCCGTTCGAGCGGAACTCGAGCCAAAGAGCACCGTTTTCTCCTGGAGCAGGACCCGGCCCTTTGTACTGCTGAAGTCGTGGACGAGCGCGAACAGCGCGAGCAGACAGACGAACGCGAACGGCGCGCCCGTGATGACCACCGCTTGCTCGAGTGCGCCGGCTCCTTCGTCACCGCCGAGAATCATGAGGATCGCGGCGGTTAATCCGAGGACGACGCCCCAGAAGAGGCGGTTGATCGTCGACGGAGACGCCTTGCCGCCGGTGGTCATCATCGACACGGCGAGCGTGGAGGAGTCGGCGGAGGTGACGAAGAACGACGTGACCAGGATCAGGAAGCCGATGATCAGCGCCGACCCGATCGGAATGGTTATGCCGGCGACCGAGAACGAAAGCGCGTCGAATAAGATGAAACCGGACACCTCCGCGCCTGCCTCACCTGCCAGCACCTCACCGAAGTCGGCGATACCGTTGTGCTGGGCCCAGACGGCGGTGCCGCCGACGAACGTGAACCACGGGATAGTCGCCGCGGACGTGGCGACTATTCCCGTAAACGCGACCTCACGAACGGTTCGGCCCTTCGAAATACGGGCGATGAACAGGCCGGCGAACGGCGACCACGAGAGTGCCCACGCCCAGTAGAAGACCGTCCATTCTTCGACCCATCCGGTCCCACCCTCTCCGGTTCCGGCTCCAGTGTAGAGGCTCATCGAGACGAAATCGCCGATCATCCCGCCCATGGCTTGCGAGCCGAGCAAGAGGAGGAACATCGTCGGGCCGACGATAAACGTGACGAGCATTAACGCGACGAACAGGATCATGTTGAAGTTCGACAGCCGGCGAATCCCCTTGTCGATCCCGAGCACCATCGAGATCGTAAAGAGGATGGTCATGGTCGTGACCACGAGCAAGATGCCGGTATCGCCCATGCTGATCCCCCACTGGTAATCCAGCCCGCTGACGAACTGGCTCCCGATGAAGCCGAGCGAAGTCGCGACGCCACCGATCGTCGCGAAGACGGCCAAAATGTCGATCACCTTCGCCGCCGGCCCGTCGAGGTTCTCCTTGCCGAGGATCGGCGTGAGCGCCGAGGAGACCCGCAACGGGACCGTATCGTAGTTGTACGCGAAGTACCCGATCGCGATGCCCATGATCGTAAACACCGCGAGCTGGGGCAGCGCCCAGTGGAACAGTGTCTGCTGAATCGCGAGCGGAATCGCTTCGGCCGAGCCGCTTTCAGCACCGAACAGCGGGTTCGGATCGTCGTAGTAGAACAGTCCTTCAGTCGGCCCCCAGAAGACGACGCCGGCGGCGAAGCCGGCCGAGTACAACATCGCGAAAAACGAAAGGAAGCTGTACTCGGGGTCGTCGTCTCCGAGTTTGATCTTCCCCCACGGACCGACGATCAAGAACAGTAAGAACAACACGATCAAGAAGACGATCACCAACAGTGCCCAACTCAGGTAGCTGAGCATCTCGTTTTCCGCGGCATCGATCGCGCTCGCGACGGCGTCCTGATCGATGAAAAACGCGACGATCACCCCCACCGACAGTAACGCTCCGAAGACGAAGACGACGGGATCGAGTTCGTCGACGAACCGGCCAACCGCACCCCGTTCTTCACTGCTCATGACACGTTCCCCCCTCGAGTACGCCCCAGTTCACTCGGTAGCTGCCCTGATCACGGTCAACAGCAACCATGCTGCGTGATGGCATACCGAAGCAAACGTGAGTCTCCCGCATAAATATTTTCTTTTTGTAACCGACATACACAGATGTCGTTTATTCAAATCCGCCACTGACATCGACCTGGTGATAGAAATAACTGGACAGTCTATTCGCTGGCAGGAAAGAAGCGACCGAATACCAAAAAGTGGAGGGGGACGTGCCGTCTTTACGATTTCATCGGCTGTACTCGTGGCGGATTGGGACTTTCCGAAAACGGGTTCGTCTCGCCCATGCGATTCAGTTCGTGAGTTCCTCGAGTTTCCCGTCGCGAGCGTCGGCGCTCTCGCTGACCTGGGTAGTGTACTCGTCGACGCGATTTTTGATCTGCTCGCGGGCCGACTCGGGCGAGAACTCCTCGGACATCGTTAGCAGCCTGACGAACGCGCGGAGTTCCTCGTCGGTGAGCTGGGCGAACTCCTCGTTCTCGAGTTTGTCGACCACTTCGTCGACGTCGATCTGGCCGACCGGTTCGACGTTGAACTCGACGTTGACCATCCGGTAGTTCGACCCGGCCAGTCGCTGTTCGGCCTGCCCGACACCCTCCGAGAGCATGTCTTTAAAGGGCGTGTGATAGCCCATCGTCCCCAGATGGAGGAAGGCGAGCATATCCGTAATCCCCTGCGTGTAGGCGTCTCGCTCGTCGTCGTCAGGGTCGAAGACGGTCTGTCGATCCCGTTCCTCGAGGTACTCGAAGAGGATACTGAAATCGAGGACCGCGTTGCGAACGCGCCGACGAATGCGGTTTCGTTTTTGCTTTTTCGAGTGATCGGTGTAGTCCGTCTTCCGTCCGAGAAGAAAGTCACGATCGGACGGTGTGAGAATCCCGCGCGGTCGATCCGCATCGGCTGCCGTCTGCAGTGACGCCGGCACGTCATCCTGGCTCATACAGGACACACGGGTATCGCGCGAATTAACGTTTCTGATCTACTGAACATGTGTTTCAATCCACATATCCCGAGCTACGGCGAGTCATTCGCCCGTCACTCCGGTGAGCAGTGCTCGCGGATCGACTCACGACCGTCGGCGTTCGCACTCGAGGACGGCCTCCGTAAGCACCGAAACGCCGATTTCGAGACTCGCCTCGTCGATATCGAACGTCGGCGTCTGGTGATTCGTCGGGTGGTCGGTGCCGACGAGAACGTAGGTCGCGAGGCCGCCCGACTCCTGGACGCGCTCCATCAGGTACGTCGCGTCCTCGCTCGCACCAAGTTCTGCGGTATCGACGACCCGAGTAACGCCGTCGGTTCGTCGCGCGACGGAACCGACGAGGTCGCGAAGTTCGGGGTCGCTGTCGACGCTCGGC includes:
- a CDS encoding aminotransferase class III-fold pyridoxal phosphate-dependent enzyme, whose protein sequence is MDRDTAEPDVGAFPGPNAREWVAYHGEHAAPSEYSHEFVWDVTREADGPFVTDVDGNVLLDFTCHIGAAPLGYNNPKVTEKLREFDLVEPMKIAGQDMYFGAGPTPEESSVPGSSHLMEKLIEVSSQYGMDTVFLSNSGAESMENAMKVTHDYRAPAKYGVAFEGSFHGRTLGTLSITKSKEVYTRHYPEISGIETIPFCADRACDAGSCDCGFFAGGSQLRNSLSPEGGHINPDEIAFLTLEPIQGVGGYRFPSETFMQEIADVTDEYDIPLVVDEIQSGVGRTGEIWASDHYPIEPDVIASAKALRVGATISRSELFPSEKNRLGSTFGGGDLLGSMMGAFTLEAIEEYDLLENATTRGEHAKELLRDDSPDYVEDVRGKGLMLAVEFDSPGRRDAVVQESLERGLLTLGCGKQTIRLLPPLDSSEREIELGIGIFLEAVEAAGASAKAA
- a CDS encoding BCCT family transporter, with protein sequence MSSEERGAVGRFVDELDPVVFVFGALLSVGVIVAFFIDQDAVASAIDAAENEMLSYLSWALLVIVFLIVLFLLFLIVGPWGKIKLGDDDPEYSFLSFFAMLYSAGFAAGVVFWGPTEGLFYYDDPNPLFGAESGSAEAIPLAIQQTLFHWALPQLAVFTIMGIAIGYFAYNYDTVPLRVSSALTPILGKENLDGPAAKVIDILAVFATIGGVATSLGFIGSQFVSGLDYQWGISMGDTGILLVVTTMTILFTISMVLGIDKGIRRLSNFNMILFVALMLVTFIVGPTMFLLLLGSQAMGGMIGDFVSMSLYTGAGTGEGGTGWVEEWTVFYWAWALSWSPFAGLFIARISKGRTVREVAFTGIVATSAATIPWFTFVGGTAVWAQHNGIADFGEVLAGEAGAEVSGFILFDALSFSVAGITIPIGSALIIGFLILVTSFFVTSADSSTLAVSMMTTGGKASPSTINRLFWGVVLGLTAAILMILGGDEGAGALEQAVVITGAPFAFVCLLALFALVHDFSSTKGRVLLQEKTVLFGSSSARTDDDDEPTPAAEPGDDD